In Oncorhynchus clarkii lewisi isolate Uvic-CL-2024 chromosome 24, UVic_Ocla_1.0, whole genome shotgun sequence, one DNA window encodes the following:
- the LOC139382472 gene encoding 14-3-3 protein gamma-2-like isoform X2: MHKLGLAVLHSAFMTTALSPPQVTELNEALSNEERNLLSVAYKNVVGARRSSWRVISSIEQKTSSDGNEKKIEMVRAYREKIEKELEAVCQDVLNLLDNYLIKNCNETQHESKVFYLKMKGDYYRYLAEVATGEKRATVIESSEKAYNEAHEISKEHMQPTHPIRLGLALNYSVFYYEIQNAPEQACHLAKTAFDDAIAELDTLNEDSYKDSTLIMQLLRDNLTLWTSDQQDDEGGEGNKD, translated from the coding sequence ATGCATAAACTAGGGTTGGCTGTCTTACACAGTGCATTTATGACCACTGCTCTGTCCCCTCCCCAGGTAACAGAGCTGAATGAGGCGCTATCTAATGAGGAGAGGAACCTCCTGTCTGTGGCCTATAAGAATGTGGTCGGGGCCCGTCGTTCCTCTTGGAGGGTGATCTCTAGCATCGAGCAGAAGACCTCTTCAGATGGAAATGAGAAAAAGATTGAGATGGTTCGGGCCTACAGGGAGAAGATTGAGAAGGAGCTGGAGGCTGTGTGTCAGGACGTGCTCAACCTGCTGGATAACTACCTGATCAAGAACTGCAACGAGACGCAGCACGAGAGCAAGGTGTTTTACCTGAAGATGAAGGGCGACTACTACCGCTACCTGGCTGAGGTGGCCACGGGCGAGAAGAGGGCCACCGTCATCGAATCATCAGAGAAGGCTTACAACGAGGCCCATGAGATCAGCAAAGAGCACATGCAGCCCACCCACCCCATCCGCCTCGGCTTGGCTCTCAACTACTCTGTGTTTTACTACGAGATCCAGAATGCCCCTGAGCAGGCCTGTCATCTGGCCAAGACCGCCTTCGATGACGCTATTGCTGAGCTGGACACCCTGAACGAGGACTCCTACAAAGACTCAACTCTCATCATGCAGCTGCTCCGAGACAACTTAACACTGTGGACAAGTGACCAGCAGGatgatgagggaggggagggcaACAAAGATTAA
- the LOC139382472 gene encoding 14-3-3 protein gamma-2-like isoform X1, protein MVDREQLVQKARLAEQAERYDDMAAAMKSVTELNEALSNEERNLLSVAYKNVVGARRSSWRVISSIEQKTSSDGNEKKIEMVRAYREKIEKELEAVCQDVLNLLDNYLIKNCNETQHESKVFYLKMKGDYYRYLAEVATGEKRATVIESSEKAYNEAHEISKEHMQPTHPIRLGLALNYSVFYYEIQNAPEQACHLAKTAFDDAIAELDTLNEDSYKDSTLIMQLLRDNLTLWTSDQQDDEGGEGNKD, encoded by the exons ATGGTTGATCGCGAGCAGCTGGTGCAGAAAGCCAGGCTGGCTGAACAGGCTGAAAGGTATGATGATATGGCAGCTGCCATGAAATCG GTAACAGAGCTGAATGAGGCGCTATCTAATGAGGAGAGGAACCTCCTGTCTGTGGCCTATAAGAATGTGGTCGGGGCCCGTCGTTCCTCTTGGAGGGTGATCTCTAGCATCGAGCAGAAGACCTCTTCAGATGGAAATGAGAAAAAGATTGAGATGGTTCGGGCCTACAGGGAGAAGATTGAGAAGGAGCTGGAGGCTGTGTGTCAGGACGTGCTCAACCTGCTGGATAACTACCTGATCAAGAACTGCAACGAGACGCAGCACGAGAGCAAGGTGTTTTACCTGAAGATGAAGGGCGACTACTACCGCTACCTGGCTGAGGTGGCCACGGGCGAGAAGAGGGCCACCGTCATCGAATCATCAGAGAAGGCTTACAACGAGGCCCATGAGATCAGCAAAGAGCACATGCAGCCCACCCACCCCATCCGCCTCGGCTTGGCTCTCAACTACTCTGTGTTTTACTACGAGATCCAGAATGCCCCTGAGCAGGCCTGTCATCTGGCCAAGACCGCCTTCGATGACGCTATTGCTGAGCTGGACACCCTGAACGAGGACTCCTACAAAGACTCAACTCTCATCATGCAGCTGCTCCGAGACAACTTAACACTGTGGACAAGTGACCAGCAGGatgatgagggaggggagggcaACAAAGATTAA